A window of Companilactobacillus allii genomic DNA:
GAGGTAGAATTTCCAACGATGAACGGTAACCAAACCAGCAATATGAACGTCATCCCATCAGAAAATAACATCTCCAAAAAAGGCGTTATGAGCACTGATGAAAATGGTGACCATATTATTACTTGGACAATTCTAGCCAACCGCCAAGAATTAGATCTTAAAAATATGAACGTCTACGAAGACGTTACACAACGTGATCCTGAAGAATACCTTGAGTACGTTCAAGGTTCAGTTATTGTTAATAAAGCACATTGGACTTCAAACACTTCTTATAAGAAAGATGAACTGGTCGATAGCTCAAATTATACTTTGACTGAGAATTCCAATGGATTTCACATAAATATTCCTGATTCAGCAAATCAAATGTATGCAATTACCATACAAACAAAGATTCCTGCTGATAAAGCAACAGATGGTGAAACAGTATTTAAGAATCAGGCCCAAATCACTTGGGGTAAACCAGGAACCGATGGAGAGACTCCTAGAGAATCCGCTAGTGGTAGTGTTACTTCTGATATAACTGGTGATAATTCTGGTTCTGGATCTGGTAATGTTAAAGGAAATGTTGTTTTAACTAAAATTAGTGATGACAGCGAATATTCCCTTGAAGGCGCAGTTTACGACCTATATGAAGTTGGAAACGACGTAGCAATTAAAACCGGATTGACAACAGATGCTGATGGTAAAATCAGTATTTCAAACTTAGCACCTGGAGAATATTACTTTAAAGAAACAACCCCTCCAAGTGGCTTCCAATTAAACAGTAATGAAATACCATTTACCATAACTGGTGACACAACAACACCAATCCAACTTACCGGTCGAGATGACCCTATTAGTGAACCCTTAGGATCAATTCTAATTCAAAAATTAGACCTTGAAACTGGCCACAAATTAAACGGTGCTGAATTTGAAATAACTCAGACATCCGGAAATGAAGTTGGTAAAACATGGACAACTACAGCAGATGATAATGGATTATATCACGTTTCCGATTTACCTTACGGAACTTATACAATTCAAGAAACAAAAGCTCCTGATGGCTATATTTTGGACAGTTCCATCCGTGAGTTTACAATTTCTGCCGAAAATCCAAATCCTGGACTATTTACCTTTGATAATGACAAAGAAACTGGTACTGATCCTGATTTCTCAGCTTCAATTAAAAATTTGATACCGACGAATTAGCAGCCGACAACCAAATCGGAGTTGCTGGAGCCGTTTATGGATTATACAACGCTGATGGTGACATTGTTGGAAGTTATATGACTGATAAAGATGGCGTTATCAAAGTTGATAACCTACCTGCTGGTGAGTATTATTTCCAAGAAACATTGCCTCCAGATGGCTATGATATTAACGATGAAAAAATTCATTTTACTATTACCGACAAAGATATTGAACTTGGTACATTAAAAACATCTGACCCTAAGATAAAAGATACTGATGATAACAATGGCGAAGATGATAATGATGAAGATAGTAATGAAGAAGACAACAACGGCGAAGATAACAACGAAGAAGATAACAACGAAGAAGATAACAATGGTGAAGATAGTAACGAAGAAGATAGTAATGAAGAAGACAACAATGATGAAGACGGTGATAGCGGTTTAATCACTAACCCTATTAATCCTGATGAAAATAATAATGAGAATAACAGTAGTGAAAACACTGACGAAAGCACAGTAAATCCTACTACCCCACAACCTCCTTACGAAGGCAATGGTGATTCATCACAAACATACTTGCCACAAACAAGTACCGATACTGGTGTATTAGCTAGTATCATTGGATCGTTAACATTAGTAACCTTCCTTTACTTCAGACGTCGTAAAGCTTAATCATATTTATTAAAAGAGAGCTGAAATATTCCAGCTCTCTTTTTGTTTGCTTATTTCTACGATCAAAGTTAAAGTGAAAGAATCTATCACGGAGGAAATAACAATTATGCGTAAAACAGTCTTTTATGGAGCTATTAGTCTAGATGGTTTTCTGGCAGATGATAACTATTCATTAGATTGGTTATTCAAATATAACGATAATAAAATAATGAAAGAAAGCTATGAGCCCTTTTTTAAAACAGTTGATACAACTGTTATGGGTAGAAAAACATTCGATGATTTACTAACCATAACCAATGAATTTCCATATAAAGACACTAAAAATTTTGTTCTATCACACAGACCAATTGAATCTAAGTATATTCAGCAAGTTAATCAACCTATTGAAGAATTTATTTCAGAATTGAAAAAACAACCTGGAAAAGATATCTGGATAGTTGGTGGTGGCAAAATTGTCTCAACATTGATTGAAAACAATCTCATTGATTCATTACAAATACAAATAACACCAGACATATTAGGGTCCGGTATTAAACTATTCGATCATATAAACAATCAGCCTAATTTTACAACAGACTATGTAAAACAATTTGATGATTTAATCGATATTAAATATTCCCTAAAAGCTTCAGTTTAATGAATTACTGTAATAATGCTACCAATTAAAGGTACTTATTATTTACACTGTTACACATATAAGAACCTAAATTCGATACGTGGTAAACTTATACCATTGCACATAATAAATTCACTACAAGCCAATTAATAACCAATTAAGCAATATCAGCGACCAAGTCTATAATTATATAAATAAACCCACTACAAATTTTGCAGTGGGTTTATTTTAATATAATCTTTCCAACCAAGATTTATTTAGGAAGTCTTTCCAATAAGTCGAAGATTGTTGTAATAACGCATCATTGGACAAAACATATTTACGATAAGGTACATGATTTGGTAACGAGGCCTTACCAGATAGGAAACGTTCATCTTGAACACGGATCAAATTAGCTTGATAATTAGCCACCATTTTATATCCAACATTTATCGAACATAACAATAAAACAATAGTAGCCACAGTTCTAAGATTTTTGACCATATATCTCGAATAAAAAGACGCGGCTTTTTGAACATAAATAATCGTAGCAATATACAAGAATACATACGAAGTAAAAAACTCACGAGAATTGATTGGCGATATGATTATAATAAATGGCGATATTAAAGCAAAGTAAGTAAACATACTGAAATACAAAATATAGTTACTTTTAGCGTTGAATAAACAAATTGTTGCAAATATCAAAAATAGCCAATAAACAATAGTCATAATGCCATCAATCTGAGTAATCCTAATACTTAGATTTTGGTACATAAAGAACTGATCATAATTATGCTGACCTAACCAAATATTAATAGTTACATAATAAATAATAAAAAATACTGAAATAATATTAATAAACCATTTTAGTTTATTATTACGTAATTGGTGTGTCGCAATTACTATTATGGCAAGGCATAGAGCAATATTCACAACTATATTAAGTGTATTAAACCAATAATGCGTAATATAAAAGTAATTATTTATAATTCCATGAAGATCAAAGTTAGTATCACGATAAGTTGATTTCTCATGATATGCGGGATGACTAAACATTATTGCTGCTGAAACAATAGCTCCCAACAAATAACTTCCCTCAAACCATTGAAACTTTTCATGATAAATATAAATACCACACAATATTGCAATAACACCGATAAATATTTGATATAAGGTGAGGTGTTCTACAAAGAGTCCCCCTACCAAACTCATTAAAAAAGTACAAATTGCTAGTAAAATCGGATGATATATTCTATTACCATCATACAAATCTTTTATGAATGTCAAAAATAACAATATTAACGCTAATGGTGGAATATAATTAATAAATCCCGCATTCCAGCCTAATACAGTACTGATATATCCGTCCTGGAATGTAAATACAAATAGTCCGCTAAGGATCATTGATAGTTTTGATCTACCAGTTAGCTTCCAAATACACCAGATTAATAGCGTCCAAAATATAGCATACGCCAGCATGGCAAAAATCAAATGATGAACCGTGAATATTTCTGATAGATTACCAATCCATCGCCCATTGCTGCTACCACCATATATTTTCTGAGGTCCATAGAATCCATGATTCATCAAATATTCCCCCTGTGAACCACCCCAAAAATAATCATCTCCAGATGGAATAACTAAAAATCTGAAAATGAAGAAATATAGAAATACGATTGGGAAAAATACTCTCTCCCATTTTTTACTGGTCCTAAATTGCATAAAGTCCCTCCAAAAATCTAGATAACCTATTAAGTATAACCTAAAAGACGGTATATTTTTGTATAAAAAAACAGCTCACGTATGTGAACTGCTAACAAGTTATTCTGTCCAAATCTCTTTTGCGCGATTGAAAGCTGACCATGCCTTAGGCCATCCAGCATAGAATGATAAGTGTGTGATTTCCGCAACAATTTCTTCTTTAGTGATGCCATTTTTCTTTCCAATTTTTAAATGTGCATCTAATTGTTCCAAGTTACCTGCAGAGATAATACTTGCAATAGTGATCATTGATCTATCATGAGCAGATAATTCACTTTCCTTACTCCATACTTCACCAAAAAGTACGTCATCATTTAATTTAGCAAATTGAGGCGCAAAATCACCTAATTGTTCTTGTCCAGCTGTTTGTTTCTTCATGACTATTCCTCCAACTATTTGTCTTAACAAAGTATATTAAAGCACTTGAAGTTAACTTGAAGTCAATAGTATTTGGGTAAAAAAGCACATAAAGAGGTATACTTCCAATTGAAATATGATCCACCAACACGATTTGACATAGACTTTGACTTTTTGGACATTAAAAAAGTCATCAACGTTGAATTCACAACATTGATGACTATATCGACTTTTTGAATTTGGACTTAAGAAAGTCCTATGATACCGGTGATCGGGGTCGAACCGATACTCCTTATACAGGAACGGGATTTTGAATCCCGCGCGTCTGCCAATTCCGCCACACCGGCATTTTAATACTTAGGCATAGCCCAAAGGCGGTAACCGGATTTGAACCGGTGATGAAGGTTTTGCAGACCTCTGCCTTACCACTTGGCTATACCGCCATATCATTGATACAAATTGGGTTAGCTGGATTCGAACCAGCGCATGATGGAGTCAAAGTCCATTGCCTTACCGCTTGGCTATAACCCAATAAAAAAAGGGCGGTATGTGGGAATCGAACCCACGTGTGTCGGTACCACAAACCGATGTGTTAACCACTTCACCAATACCGCCATGATAAAAGGTAGAAACAGGGATAGTAGGAATTGAACCCACACTGACGGTTTTGGAGACCGTAGTTCTACCTTTAAACTATATCCCTAACTATGGAGGGGAGTGGATTCGAACCACCGAACCCGAAGGAGCGGATTTACAGTCCGCCGCGTTTAGCCAGACTTCGCTACCCCTCCAAAATGGCGCGGGACGGAATCGAACCGCCGACACATGGAGCTTCAATCCATTGCTCTACCAACTGAGCTACCGAGCCATTTAACGGTCCCTGCGGGAATCGAACCCGCGATCTCCTGCGTGACAGGCAGGCGTCCTAACCAACTAGACCAAGGAACCAAAAGTAATTATCTTTGAAGCTAATTGCGGGAGCAGGATTTGAACCTACGACCTTCGGGTTATGAGCCCGACGAGCTACCAGACTGCTCCATCCCGCGATAATAAAAAAGAAACTTTTAACAATTAATAAGGAGGATGTGGGATTCGAACCCACGCGCGGTTTGACCCGCCTGACGGTTTTCAAGACCGTTCCCTTAAGCCGGACTTGGGTAATCCTCCATTGCTTAACATACAAAACTTATTAAATTGTATCGATGCTTTCGCACCAATGACCCGTACGGGATTTGAACCCATGTTACCGCCGTGAAAGGGCGGTGTCTTAACCACTTGACCAACGGGTCATAAAACGGAGAAGGAGGGATTTGAACCCTCGCGCCGTGTAAACGACCTACACCCTTAGCAGGGGCGCCTCTTCAGCCACTTGAGTACTTCTCCAGACATAGTGGGCCTAAATGGACTTGAACCATCGACCTCACGCTTATCAGGCGTGCGCTCTAAACCAGCTGAGCTATAGGCCCATAACAAGCGGCAAAGCGGGTGACGAGAATCGAACTCGCGACAACAGCTTGGAAGGCTGTGGTTTTACCACTAAACTACACCCGCATTAAAGCCTCTACGTTTAACATAATTGACCATTATGTTAACGGTCCCTGCGGGAATCGAACCCGCGATCTCCTGCGTGACAGGCAGGCGTCCTAACCAGCTAGACCAAGGAACCAAATAATTAATTCAATTGCGGGAGCAGGATTTGAACCTACGACCTTCGGGTTATGAGCCCGACGAGCTACCAGACTGCTCCATCCCGCGATAACAATATGAATTTAAGGCTTTATTCCATGCGATGGACCCTGTAGGACTCGAACCTACGACCGAGCGGTTATGAGCCGCCTGCTCTAACCAACTGAGCTAAAGGTCCGGAATAAATAGCGGCGAAGGGGATCGAACCCCCGACCTCCCGGGTATGAACCGGACGCTCTAGCCAGCTGAGCTACACCGCCAAAAAAAAATGAAACATACATGACAATTAAGTCACAAATCGGGAAGACAGGATTCGAACCTGCGACCCCCTGGTCCCAAACCAGGTGCTCTACCAAGCTGAGCCACTTCCCGAAATAAAGCAATGCACCCAGTAGGAGTCGAACCTACAACCTTCTGATTCGTAGTCAGACACTCTATCCAATTGCGCTATGGGTGCATATTCATTATAGTGCCGAGGACCGGAATCGAACCGGTACGGTAATTACTTACCGCAGGATTTTAAGTCCTGTGCGTCTGCCAGTTCCGCCACCCCGGCGTTACTATAATGAAAGCGGAAGACGGGATTCGAACCCGCGACCCCCACCATGGCAAGGTGATGTTCTACCACTGAACTACTTCCGCATAAATGCCGACTAGAGGATTCGAACCTCCGACCCCCTGTTTACAAGACAGATGCTCTGCCAACTGAGCTAAGTCGGCATAAAATGAATTATGCTTATTGCTTATTCAATTTTAATAAAAATATCTCAATATTGCAACAACAATATTGGTATACGGGTGAAAGGACTTGAACCTTCATGTCCATTGGACACTAGAACCTAAATCTAGCGCGTCTGCCAATTCCGCCACACCCGCATGGGTTGTATATTTGTTGCAAATGAGTCGTGACGGGTTCGAACCGTCGACCCTCTGATTAAAAGTCAGATGCTCTACCAGCTGAGCTAACGACTCATGGATGGAGGATACAGGGATCGAACCTGTGACCTCCTGCTTGTAAGGCAGATGCTCTCCCAGCTGAGCTAATCCTCCATGATAAATACGAACAGCGTGGCAGCTACCTATCCTCGCGGGTAGTTTCCCACCAACTACTTTTGGCGTGAAGAAGCTTAACTTCTGTGTTCGGCATGGGAACAGGTGTATCCTTCTTGCCATTACCACCACACTATTCGTTACTCGTACCTTCAAAACTAGATATTAAGTTTAATATGAATTATTATAAGAAACACTTCGAACCACTTACTCGGTTAAGTCCTCGATCTATTAGTACTGCTCAGCTCCGTATATCGCTATACTTCCACCCGCAGCCTATCTACGTCATAATCTCTAACGGATCTTACTTCCTTACGGAATGGGAAATCTCATCTCGAGGGGGGCTTCACACTTAGATGCTTTCAGCGTTTATCCCTTCCATACGTAGCTACCCAGCGATGCGCCTGGCGGCACAACTGGTACACCAGAGGTATGTCCATCCCGGTCCTCTCGTACTAAGGACAGCTCCTCTCAAATTTCCTACGCCCGCGACGGATAGGGACCGAACTGTCTCACGACGTTCTGAACCCAGCTCGCGTACCGCTTTAATGGGCGAACAGCCCAACCCTTGGGACCGACTACAGCCCCAGGATGCGATGAGCCGACATCGAGGTGCCAAACCTCCCCGTCGATGTGAACTCTTGGGGGAGATAAGCCTGTTATCCCCAGGGTAGCTTTTATCCGTTGAGCGATGGCCCTTCCATATGGAACCACCGGATCACTAAGTCCTACTTTCGTACCTGCTCGACTTGTCAGTCTCGCAGTCAAGCTCTCTTGTGCCTTTACACTCTGCGAATGATTTCCAACCATTCTGAGAGAACCTTTGAGCGCCTCCGTTACATTTTAGGAGGCGACCGCCCCAGTCAAACTGCCCACCAGACACTGTCCCTCACCACGATTAATGGTGCAGGTTAGAGTTTTCATATAACAAGGGTAGTATCCCACCAATGCCTCAATCGAAACTAGCGTTCCGATTTCAACGGCTCCTACCTATCCTGTACATGTCACACAAAAACTCAATATCAAGCTACAGTAAAGCTCCATGGGGTCTTTCCGTCCTGTCGCGGGTAACCCGCATCTTCACGGGTATTATAATTTCACCGAGTCTCTCGTTGAGACAGTGCCCAAATCATTACGCCTTTCGTGCGGGTCGGAACTTACCCGACAAGGAATTTCGCTACCTTAGGACCGTTATAGTTACGGCCGCCGTTTACTGGGGCTTCAATTCTCAGCTTCGCTTACGCTAACTGATCCTCTTAACCTTCCAGCACCGGGCAGGCGTCAGCCCATATACGTCATCTTACGATTTAGCATAGACCTGTGTTTTTGATAAACAGTTGTTTGGGCCTATTCACTGCGGCTGGCTGTTACACCAGCACCCCTTCTCCCGAAGTTACGGGGTCATTTTGCCGAGTTCCTTAACGAGAGTTCACTCGCTGACCTTAGGATTCTCTCCTCGACTACCTGTGTCGGTTTGCGGTACGGGTAGTTTATTTCTAACTAGGAATTTTTCTTGGCAGTGTGAGTTACTGTGCTTCGCTACTTAAATTTCGCTCCCCATCACAGATTGTCCTTAAAGGTAAAAGCATTTGACTCTTACCAAGACTTTCTGATTGGACACACTTTTCCAGCCGTGTGCACACATCATCCTCCTGCGTCCTTCCATCGTTCAAACAAAATAAACTAGTACGGGAATATCAACCCGTTATCCATCGATTACACCTCTCGGTCTCATCTTAGGCCCCGACTAACCCTGGGAGGACGAGCCTTCCCCAGGAAACCTTAGTCTTTCGGCCGATCAGATTCTCACTGATCTTTCGCTACTCATACCGGCATTCTCACTTCTAAGAACTCCACTGCTCCTTACGGTACAGCTTCAATGCTCTTACAACGCTCTCCTACCACGCATCTTACGATGCATCCACAGTTTCGGTATCATGCTTAGCCCCGGTACATTTTCGGCGCAGAATCACTCGACTAGTGAGCTATTACGCACTCTTTGAATGAATGGCTGCTTCTAAGCCAACATCCTAGTTGTCTATGCGTTTCCACATCCTTTTCCACTTAGCATGAATTTTGGGACCTTAACTGGTGATCTGGGCTGTTTCCCTTTCGACGGTGGATCTTATCACTCATCGTCTGACTCCCGGGTATAGATCAATGGTATTCGGAGTTTATCTGAATTCAGTAACCCAAGACGGGCCCCTAGTCCAAACAGTGCTCTACCTCCATGATCCTATTCCCCGAGGCTAACCCTAAAGCTATTTCGGAGAGAAACCAGCTATCTCCAAGTTCGTTTGGAATTTCACCGCTACCCACACCTCATCTCAGCATTTTTCAACATACATGAGTTCGGTCCTCCAGTGCGTTTTACCGCACCTTCAACCTGGACATGGGT
This region includes:
- a CDS encoding SpaA isopeptide-forming pilin-related protein, which gives rise to MGKKLRNILTIVLAAMGIFVAALCFNSTKVSAAAYTSNDLISSAQIINQDKNYSYSSTVGVQYNWDTTGTDISLKDGDTLTMELPEQLRAKSDAGVPFDITDDDGHVIGSAVVNSDNTVTVTFNENVETYHDVSGSITIGNGIGVSDSALAGNNEVEFPTMNGNQTSNMNVIPSENNISKKGVMSTDENGDHIITWTILANRQELDLKNMNVYEDVTQRDPEEYLEYVQGSVIVNKAHWTSNTSYKKDELVDSSNYTLTENSNGFHINIPDSANQMYAITIQTKIPADKATDGETVFKNQAQITWGKPGTDGETPRESASGSVTSDITGDNSGSGSGNVKGNVVLTKISDDSEYSLEGAVYDLYEVGNDVAIKTGLTTDADGKISISNLAPGEYYFKETTPPSGFQLNSNEIPFTITGDTTTPIQLTGRDDPISEPLGSILIQKLDLETGHKLNGAEFEITQTSGNEVGKTWTTTADDNGLYHVSDLPYGTYTIQETKAPDGYILDSSIREFTISAENPNPGLFTFDNDKETGTDPDFSASIKNLIPTN
- a CDS encoding prealbumin-like fold domain-containing protein — translated: MGVAGAVYGLYNADGDIVGSYMTDKDGVIKVDNLPAGEYYFQETLPPDGYDINDEKIHFTITDKDIELGTLKTSDPKIKDTDDNNGEDDNDEDSNEEDNNGEDNNEEDNNEEDNNGEDSNEEDSNEEDNNDEDGDSGLITNPINPDENNNENNSSENTDESTVNPTTPQPPYEGNGDSSQTYLPQTSTDTGVLASIIGSLTLVTFLYFRRRKA
- a CDS encoding dihydrofolate reductase family protein, with the protein product MRKTVFYGAISLDGFLADDNYSLDWLFKYNDNKIMKESYEPFFKTVDTTVMGRKTFDDLLTITNEFPYKDTKNFVLSHRPIESKYIQQVNQPIEEFISELKKQPGKDIWIVGGGKIVSTLIENNLIDSLQIQITPDILGSGIKLFDHINNQPNFTTDYVKQFDDLIDIKYSLKASV
- a CDS encoding DUF6056 family protein; this translates as MQFRTSKKWERVFFPIVFLYFFIFRFLVIPSGDDYFWGGSQGEYLMNHGFYGPQKIYGGSSNGRWIGNLSEIFTVHHLIFAMLAYAIFWTLLIWCIWKLTGRSKLSMILSGLFVFTFQDGYISTVLGWNAGFINYIPPLALILLFLTFIKDLYDGNRIYHPILLAICTFLMSLVGGLFVEHLTLYQIFIGVIAILCGIYIYHEKFQWFEGSYLLGAIVSAAIMFSHPAYHEKSTYRDTNFDLHGIINNYFYITHYWFNTLNIVVNIALCLAIIVIATHQLRNNKLKWFINIISVFFIIYYVTINIWLGQHNYDQFFMYQNLSIRITQIDGIMTIVYWLFLIFATICLFNAKSNYILYFSMFTYFALISPFIIIISPINSREFFTSYVFLYIATIIYVQKAASFYSRYMVKNLRTVATIVLLLCSINVGYKMVANYQANLIRVQDERFLSGKASLPNHVPYRKYVLSNDALLQQSSTYWKDFLNKSWLERLY
- a CDS encoding carboxymuconolactone decarboxylase family protein, whose product is MKKQTAGQEQLGDFAPQFAKLNDDVLFGEVWSKESELSAHDRSMITIASIISAGNLEQLDAHLKIGKKNGITKEEIVAEITHLSFYAGWPKAWSAFNRAKEIWTE